A window of Quercus robur chromosome 12, dhQueRobu3.1, whole genome shotgun sequence genomic DNA:
tttttgtggcaagtgaattattgggtgcaaaaaccGAAGAGACtagatccaattagattctaaatcatgtctaattttgcgccatgtattttgtagggtcacaatttgaagcccaagcccaaaatgtatggagtcttggtTCAAGgagcctaatacaatgaatttgtagagaatgggttggaaaccTGAACTTTTGCGAATTAGATGATCGGCCAATAtgttttgatgataaagaaagaaagaaaacaaaagtttaCTAAGGGAAGACGTCCTCAGATTTTACCCGAGGttgattcttaaatattattCTTAAAACTTTGTTACAAGTCTGGTACCCAGATTGCTCCGgcctttcttttttcccttctcctctattttatactatcttcctctcattttcaccatccacgtgtagatttagattgaTAGTGTTgatacttatcccatcagcCCCTTCCTAAAGTCTTTGGGAGTGATTGTAAATGCTGAAAAACATGGTTCAGTTAGTTGCAGAGTATTTAATACAatagtagcagctttctcttagatattttcgTGCCTTCCTTTATCCTGTTCTTTCTCAATATTTATCCTCTTTCATGGAATGATCCGGAGTGTTGCTCTTAATGGCAAACCATTCCCTTTGTCCTCAGCCTTGCCTAGCTAAGGAGGGGTTCTTCCTTGGattgggcccttggcccaacatATACATAGATATGGGCTCCCTAACCTTTCaccccccacaatatatatatatatatatatatatatatatatatatatatagatgacttataaatttgaataatttttagttataaaaaaaggctaataaataaaaaatcattcaaactctctctttctctaattttatatatagtgttagatatatgattatgttttttataatttatttatattggactcctcgttttctactctaaattaactcatttggcataaaaatttaaaaacttcgATTAGATGGAACACGTACtttaaaattaaactctaattgaaatccaatttttacaatGAACTAACTAACAtgattcaaaaatttaaaattttttactagaTGGGACACGTGACGcaaaattatactctaattgaatttaaatttaaaatataattggattttctctcagctttacctatatatatatattaatagccaaagttaagagaaaatctaattaaattctaaattggaatctaattttgagccacgtgtctcatctaatttttaaatttgtgtgtcaagagaattattaagtgtaaaaatcaaagagtctaaaaataaattagattctaaattaaattttaattgaagttcaattttgtgccatgtgtccatatcattttttaatttttgtggcaaatgAATTATTGGATGCAAAAACCGAAGAGTCAagattcaattagattctaaattatatatatatatatatatatgtaggtaCCAAGAATTTTTGccttttggctttggcttttttGGCTTGATTGTCTTGCCTTGCCTTGACTTGAATTCTTAATCCCACATTAAAAAGATGACTTCCctctttctaccttataaggcatgaaccaATGAGAAAGAGTACCACATTGGCTTGATCCTTTTATTGTAGGTACCAAGAATtcttggctttggctttggctatttggcttgattgccttgcctttgccttggcttgaattcttaatcccacattggaaagatgaTTTCCctctttctaccttataaggcatgaaccaATGAGAAAGAGTACCACTAGTTTGGTTTTCTAAAACTAGTGGTACTCTTTCTCATtggttcatgccttataaggtagaaagagGGAAGTCATCTTTCCAATGTGAGATTAAGAATtcaagccaagccaaggcaaggcaatcaagccaaaaaagccaaagccaaaaggCAAAAATTCTTGGTaccttcaatatatatatatatataattgtaattggagagaaaattcaattagaatttgaaattagaatccaattttgcgccatatgTATAGaaagctaacaaaagcaaaattcaattttgattctaattgaattttctataaaCTAAggtttaatatttatatatataacctagTTAGTAATGAACTGTACATAGTTATggtatattaaataaataacttataaatttgaattgtttttaattatatgattAGGTGTTTTATGCTATATTTATATTGGATTCCtcgttttctacactaaattaactcatttggcataaaaattaaaaaaaaacttagattagatgggacacatggcgcaagattaaactctaattgaaatccaatttttatacTAATTTATCTCACTTGacacaataatttaaaacttagattagataggatacatgacacaaaattagactttaattgaatttaaattagattttcGCTCAAATTTacctattttatatatatatagatacatagatagatagataaaagtaataataaatttattgtgtATCTAgatttattgttaaaattttatatcacGACATCATGCATGATAAATGTGATGTAtgttacatcaataatataatttaaagtttaaattactttttggttttatatttaaaagttgACACATCATCTTGTAacatttatgtaataaaatattagtaaatGTAGCATTATTCCAAATAATTTCACAAGTTTCATTAGAGAAAGTGCAGGGatgtaacaaaattttaaagcatttttacaacatttttgttttgtgttgcgGGTGAGTCTCATACAACttcctttttaatttaattttatcttattttaaatAGTTTAAACAGTCATTTAATACGTTGTTGCAATCCACCACACATTCATTATCATATCAATTGTAGAcaatttgtagtaaaatttgtaacaattttgatatatatatatatatatatttgtaaactAGTGTTGAATGATTGAATCCACGTAAAAATGACTTTAAACCCATCACAATCTCTTATCACTCCAATAATTCTGAAATGAATAGTTCAAAAGAAATAACACTAAGCTCTACAATGTTTCTATATATAGCGTAGCTCAGCACTATTCCTTCTTGAGCAAGATTCTGTAACAATTTACAAAAGTTTGCAGAAGGAaaatgatgacgatgatgatgggGGAGAAGTGGGCTCAACTAGGCTCAGTGATTGGGAGCATCATGTTTGCTTGGGCCATGTTTAACCAATATTTCCCTCAACAACTTCGTGACTTTATCCTAAAATATGGTCAGAAATTTGTGGGCTTCTTGTCCCCCAATATCCACATCACGTTCCATGAATTTTCTGGCGAGTATTTCAAGCGCAGTGAAGCCTATGCTGCCATTCAAACATACCTCAGTGACAAGTCCTCCATGAAAGCTAAAAATCTTAAAGCAGAAGTTGTCAAAGACAGTAGTCAATCTGTGATACTGAGCATGGCTGAGAACGAAGAGGTTACTGATGAATTTGAAGGTGTCAAGCTTCTGTGGGCTTCAATGAAACACGCCCCAAGAACACAGTCATTTTCTTGGTACCCGGAGGCAGCGGATGGGAAGAGGTATTACAAGCTCACTTTCCACAAGTCTAAACGAGAATTTGTCACTAGAACATACATTCATCATGTACTTCAAGAAGGGAAGGAAATAACGGTGAGAAATCGACAAAGGAAGCTGTACACTAACAATCCAAGCCAGAATTGGCATGGATACCAAGCACGCAAATGGAGCCATGTTGCTTTTGAGCACCCATCAACTTTTGATACTTTGGCCATGGAgtcaaagaaaaaggaagaaataaaGAATGACCTTACTAAGTTCAGCCAGGGAAAAGAGTACTATAAGAAGATTGGTAAGGCCTGGAAACGTGGCTATCTTCTTTATGGTCCTCCTGGAACTGGCAAGTCTAGTATGATTGCTGCCATGGCAGATTTCTTGAAGTATGATATCTACGATCTTGAACTGACAACGGTTAAGGACAACACGGAGCTGAGGAAGCTTTTGATCGAGACAACAAGTAAGTCTATCATTGTGATTGAAGATATTGATTGCTCACTTGATCTTACTGGtcagagaaagaagaagaataagaaagtGGAGGAGGAAGAACCGAAGGATCCTGTTAGTAAAATGGccaaagatgaagaagaagaaagcaaaacTAAGGTCACTCTCTCTGGGTTGTTGAATTTTATAGATGGAATTTGGTCAGCTACTGGGGGAGAGAGGCTCATCATTTTTACGACTAATCATGTGGAAAAGCTTGATCCAGCTCTCATCAGGAGGGGACGTATGGACAAGCACATAGAATTGTCCTATTGTTGCTTTCAAGCATTCAAGGTGCTTGCCAAGAATTATTTGGATGTTGACTCACACCAACTGTTTGAGACTATTGGCCATTTGTTGGAGGAAACCAATATGACTCCTGCTGATGTTGCAGAGAATTTGATGCCCAAGTCTCTAACTGAAGATGCTGATACATGTTTGAAGAATTTGATTGAAGCTTTTGAGACTGCTAAGGAGGAGGCACGAAAAAAGGCTGAGGAAGATATGCGGTTAAAGGtggagaaagaagagaaagagaagcaaCAAGTTGCTCAAGAAGATGAGAAAGTTGATGAGTCATTGGCCAAAGAAGTGAAAGAGAATTGCGTTGAACTTGTGAAAGGCTgattggtttaaattttaaattggatcAATTTTATGGTTTATATTAGATGTTATAAATCTAAATGTGTATTTAAAGTTTCTAGATCTTTTGATTTAGGGAATAACCCTTCTGTTGTGTAATGTTGATCAAGAAGACATGATTGGCAGCCTCTTTgctgtttttgtgttttgttttgcctgttttagttattaatatagtttttctgttattaaaaaaaaatcaatgtcacttcacttaaaatttttatagggTCATGTTTTAACGAGTACTCTTAGAGTATTAGTTAATAATCCaatttaggaaagttttgataccatttttataaaaaataaaaaaaaaatgtcaaaatattaattactttttttttcccataaaaacttttttaaaataaattattaaccaatacTCTAAAGGCATtcgttagcattttccaatTTTATATAACATCAACACTCTATAGatttaggaaataaaataaaatgaagtaatttcatttaaaatgacGATGATCATTTCCCATTTAAATGGCAGTCATTAAAAGTCTAAAAGTATA
This region includes:
- the LOC126709652 gene encoding AAA-ATPase At3g28580-like, with the translated sequence MMTMMMGEKWAQLGSVIGSIMFAWAMFNQYFPQQLRDFILKYGQKFVGFLSPNIHITFHEFSGEYFKRSEAYAAIQTYLSDKSSMKAKNLKAEVVKDSSQSVILSMAENEEVTDEFEGVKLLWASMKHAPRTQSFSWYPEAADGKRYYKLTFHKSKREFVTRTYIHHVLQEGKEITVRNRQRKLYTNNPSQNWHGYQARKWSHVAFEHPSTFDTLAMESKKKEEIKNDLTKFSQGKEYYKKIGKAWKRGYLLYGPPGTGKSSMIAAMADFLKYDIYDLELTTVKDNTELRKLLIETTSKSIIVIEDIDCSLDLTGQRKKKNKKVEEEEPKDPVSKMAKDEEEESKTKVTLSGLLNFIDGIWSATGGERLIIFTTNHVEKLDPALIRRGRMDKHIELSYCCFQAFKVLAKNYLDVDSHQLFETIGHLLEETNMTPADVAENLMPKSLTEDADTCLKNLIEAFETAKEEARKKAEEDMRLKVEKEEKEKQQVAQEDEKVDESLAKEVKENCVELVKG